The following are encoded in a window of Mycobacterium sp. ELW1 genomic DNA:
- a CDS encoding MCE family protein — MTSLLRASEETQTRILSGIGCAFAIVVAASIAIWFMIHSGGRNPSGIISVTIDTPYVGEGVVAGTSVIMHGVKMGEVAAISRQPGGHVVLTTNLQAAPAVGLTDAMGIDFRPSNYFGVTGINLLPADTGQPLHDGIRLEITPKGNFALQTLLYQLGTLTNHVITQQLVDVIERTTRYTDALNPLLETMITVSTTVANVQTVGTAQLLRNATGINVALPGFVDALISTGDMYLHTKVGTAFNADEERTSNPFVGAYDSALLNQYNGAVALLASNPDEFVFGRLREWLKGAETDLFSKVGHLESSHVYELFPVVEEIRTLTDTIPKLIPAQDISNTLREVRERLERMYAGSGEQRALQVRLILDELPGLASPLGLALEAAG; from the coding sequence ATGACTTCGCTACTTCGGGCGTCTGAGGAAACCCAGACGCGCATTCTTAGTGGGATCGGCTGTGCATTTGCGATAGTGGTAGCGGCCTCAATCGCCATTTGGTTCATGATCCACTCCGGTGGGCGCAACCCTAGCGGCATCATATCGGTTACGATCGATACCCCTTACGTGGGAGAGGGCGTTGTCGCTGGCACATCGGTGATCATGCACGGTGTCAAAATGGGTGAGGTTGCGGCAATCTCGCGCCAACCTGGTGGCCACGTCGTATTGACAACGAACCTACAAGCGGCGCCTGCAGTGGGATTGACCGACGCCATGGGCATCGATTTTCGTCCCTCGAATTATTTCGGCGTGACAGGCATCAATCTCCTGCCCGCCGACACTGGTCAACCACTACACGATGGCATTCGATTGGAAATCACGCCGAAGGGGAACTTCGCCCTACAGACATTGCTGTACCAACTGGGCACGTTGACGAATCATGTAATTACGCAACAGCTTGTCGATGTGATCGAGCGAACCACCCGATACACAGATGCGCTCAATCCACTGTTGGAAACGATGATCACCGTCTCTACCACCGTCGCCAACGTGCAGACAGTAGGAACTGCGCAACTGCTGCGGAATGCCACCGGCATAAACGTCGCGTTGCCAGGGTTCGTGGACGCGTTGATCAGCACTGGAGACATGTACTTACATACGAAGGTCGGCACGGCGTTCAACGCGGACGAGGAGCGGACGTCCAATCCGTTTGTCGGAGCATATGACTCTGCGCTCTTGAATCAGTACAACGGGGCAGTTGCGCTGTTGGCGTCCAATCCGGATGAGTTCGTCTTCGGCCGGCTCAGGGAATGGCTTAAGGGCGCCGAGACCGACTTATTTAGCAAAGTGGGCCATCTTGAGTCATCGCATGTCTACGAATTGTTCCCTGTCGTGGAAGAGATTCGCACGCTGACAGACACCATACCGAAATTAATTCCGGCCCAGGATATTTCGAACACTTTGCGCGAAGTACGAGAGCGGCTTGAACGTATGTACGCCGGTTCAGGTGAGCAGCGCGCCCTGCAGGTACGTCTCATTCTCGACGAACTGCCGGGTCTCGCGAGTCCTCTCGGTTTGGCACTGGAGGCCGCGGGGTGA
- a CDS encoding MlaD family protein — protein MQLRGSAPLGSLWRLTLAGAVSVVLLIVIANVITQPVAVTTSTYDADFTDASGLHAGADVRVHGVRVGKVEALALKRSDGRSLANVRFTMDKRYTIVPTSRLAIKFQALTGLRYIDVAGAGEQTTAPSILTSVPTTMTQPSFDITVLFNGLQPVLASLNPDQINTFTDNAAAFLAGDGDGLGPMLDSIRNLTALVSDRESVISALVRNLTTLAEGVGGRSSELIHLLELIKVPIDSGMTVLDEFRKSQIYGPDFVAPLLRLLDSVGLKPGIDIDKAMDKAFTNVYDFIDAVKRVPVIWENIGPPPVEGTPAPCSKGRAELPLPMDVLLNGRKVVLCNQ, from the coding sequence ATGCAACTCCGCGGAAGTGCACCTCTGGGGTCGCTTTGGCGACTAACGCTTGCCGGCGCCGTGAGCGTCGTGTTGCTGATCGTGATCGCGAACGTGATCACCCAACCTGTTGCGGTGACGACGTCTACGTACGACGCCGACTTCACTGACGCGTCTGGGCTCCACGCAGGTGCCGATGTGCGGGTCCATGGCGTACGGGTGGGGAAGGTCGAGGCGCTAGCGCTGAAGCGATCAGACGGGCGAAGTCTCGCAAACGTCAGGTTCACTATGGACAAGCGGTACACGATCGTGCCAACAAGTCGGCTGGCCATCAAATTTCAGGCGCTCACAGGCCTGCGCTACATAGATGTGGCGGGCGCCGGAGAGCAGACAACAGCACCAAGCATTTTGACGTCCGTACCGACGACGATGACACAGCCATCGTTCGACATCACCGTGTTGTTCAACGGTTTGCAGCCGGTGTTGGCATCTCTGAACCCCGACCAGATAAACACGTTCACCGACAACGCTGCTGCGTTCCTCGCCGGGGATGGGGACGGCCTGGGCCCCATGCTGGACAGCATCCGCAACCTCACCGCGCTGGTCTCAGACCGAGAGAGCGTCATCAGCGCGCTCGTACGCAACCTCACCACTCTCGCGGAAGGTGTGGGCGGTCGATCCAGTGAGCTCATTCACCTTCTGGAGTTGATCAAAGTGCCCATCGATTCTGGAATGACGGTGCTCGACGAATTCCGCAAATCTCAGATCTACGGACCCGACTTCGTTGCACCGCTGCTTCGCCTGCTCGACAGCGTCGGCCTGAAGCCGGGCATTGACATCGACAAAGCTATGGACAAGGCATTCACCAATGTTTACGACTTCATCGATGCGGTGAAACGGGTTCCGGTGATCTGGGAAAATATCGGTCCTCCTCCTGTGGAAGGCACGCCGGCCCCGTGCTCCAAAGGACGTGCCGAACTTCCGTTGCCGATGGACGTACTGCTAAACGGGCGGAAGGTGGTGCTGTGCAATCAGTAA
- a CDS encoding MlaD family protein — protein MVATVGLGTAWVYVSPPKQQLVTFYTDDAISLHAGDTVRIAGIVVGKVKDLAIEPDQVRVRASVDRDAFVGDQSQVQVRMLTVVGGYYVSIISLGHTPLGSGVIPRARVTMPYSLIRTLTDSTKITDNVAPKPIKESIDEIQRGLNSTNANTVTEILNAGNTITQVMEQQRGQLTHILELSNEYIGRLNDNRDLLEYMTSRIAILEETLVLYGQGFATAIDGLGQVGTRLLPVGSFYMNHRNDFLDRVRGILGEFQAIADRNGVLVRVLRRIRQRMEHTLEAQNGSTRPELFATDLCIPTEGSRC, from the coding sequence ATGGTCGCCACGGTCGGCTTGGGCACCGCCTGGGTGTACGTTAGCCCGCCGAAGCAGCAGCTCGTTACGTTCTACACCGACGACGCAATTTCACTTCACGCTGGAGACACGGTCCGGATCGCCGGAATCGTCGTGGGCAAAGTCAAGGATTTGGCGATCGAGCCAGATCAAGTTCGCGTACGCGCGAGCGTCGACCGTGATGCGTTTGTGGGTGACCAGTCACAAGTCCAGGTCCGAATGCTCACTGTGGTTGGTGGTTATTACGTCAGCATCATCTCACTGGGGCACACGCCGCTGGGCTCTGGCGTGATCCCTCGAGCTCGAGTCACGATGCCCTACAGCCTAATTCGCACCCTGACGGATTCGACCAAGATCACTGACAATGTTGCGCCGAAGCCGATCAAGGAGTCCATCGATGAGATCCAGCGTGGTCTGAATTCCACGAACGCCAACACTGTCACCGAAATTCTCAATGCCGGCAACACGATCACCCAGGTCATGGAGCAGCAGCGAGGCCAGCTGACCCACATCCTTGAGCTCTCTAACGAGTACATCGGTCGCCTTAACGACAATCGCGATCTGCTGGAATACATGACATCACGGATCGCGATACTCGAAGAGACACTTGTTCTCTACGGGCAGGGATTTGCGACGGCGATAGACGGGCTCGGCCAAGTCGGCACTCGATTGCTTCCCGTCGGCAGCTTTTATATGAACCATCGCAACGATTTCCTAGACAGGGTCAGGGGAATCTTGGGCGAGTTTCAAGCGATTGCCGATCGAAATGGCGTTCTGGTGCGGGTGCTGCGCCGGATAAGACAACGTATGGAACACACGTTGGAGGCCCAGAACGGATCTACCCGTCCGGAACTGTTTGCCACCGACCTGTGCATCCCGACGGAGGGATCGCGGTGCTGA
- a CDS encoding MlaD family protein: MAAALAVMACATSCGRPAEDHTAAYCVLLSDSVGLYVGNPVTQMGYQIGTIRTIAPHDTHVQVAFSIDERRPMPQDVKAVVRSPSILADRSLELVGNYSGGPQLSPGACIPLGRSATPLSISRVIGSATSFVNAITPDGSSNLQDALKGIDQAAKGNGRAANELLTRSSALLDNPDSVIANLGEITRNMAELTSMLRDNRDSLKTIVTDLPITSPDIVTAVAGASELDHALPEIIQAVNDIELKLGPDIQLLLDSISESMRILAPHYRGIADLLNPLPRFISGLNGEPAGPPPEAWPSTSTTEYSRCFRTGRRCFGFRPRTA; encoded by the coding sequence GTGGCGGCTGCGTTGGCGGTCATGGCGTGCGCGACGTCGTGCGGGCGCCCAGCCGAAGACCACACGGCGGCCTATTGTGTTCTGCTGTCAGACAGTGTTGGCCTATATGTCGGCAATCCGGTCACTCAAATGGGCTATCAAATCGGCACTATTAGGACCATCGCCCCGCACGATACGCATGTCCAAGTCGCATTCTCTATCGACGAAAGACGACCGATGCCGCAGGACGTCAAGGCGGTCGTGCGCTCACCGTCAATTCTTGCCGACCGGTCATTGGAACTCGTCGGAAACTATAGCGGAGGCCCACAGTTATCACCCGGGGCCTGCATCCCGCTGGGGCGATCGGCCACTCCGCTGAGCATCTCCCGGGTCATCGGGTCGGCGACGAGCTTCGTGAACGCGATCACCCCGGACGGATCATCCAACCTGCAGGATGCACTCAAAGGAATCGACCAGGCTGCTAAAGGAAACGGGCGCGCGGCGAATGAGCTACTGACCCGATCGTCGGCGTTGCTGGACAACCCCGACAGTGTGATTGCCAATCTCGGCGAGATCACCAGGAACATGGCCGAGCTCACCTCGATGCTCAGAGACAACAGGGATTCGCTGAAAACGATCGTCACGGACTTACCGATCACCAGTCCAGACATTGTCACCGCGGTGGCCGGCGCTTCAGAGCTGGATCATGCGCTCCCAGAAATCATTCAGGCCGTCAACGATATCGAGCTCAAACTCGGCCCCGATATTCAGTTGCTCTTGGATTCGATATCGGAGTCTATGCGGATTCTCGCTCCACACTACAGAGGGATTGCCGACCTGCTTAATCCCTTGCCGCGCTTCATTAGTGGTCTCAACGGCGAACCCGCGGGGCCACCGCCGGAGGCTTGGCCAAGCACCTCAACAACCGAATATTCGCGCTGCTTCCGTACCGGCCGCCGATGTTTCGGATTCCGACCCCGAACGGCTTGA
- a CDS encoding MlaD family protein produces the protein MRNHLLTVICAAIVCAPILTSCSSLTINTLPLPGSSSQDGAEIVVEFSNVLNLPDRAKVVLDGTQVGVVSNVAIAGDHVDVTARIDRGVDVPSNARAVLQQATVLGDIYLALERGPSADMTRTPLASGGRIPLSQTTSPPQLEDTIASLANFIGSGSIQRAQNTLIRINNVTPPKQEVRRVVSQVTTDLRQLSDNIDNVDRLLTSVSQTAAVLGTHTPQLSVWFSPAGMKGFTRDMEVANTFGRILPSLGSIYNGGYWLVPLLKSASEAFAAVQGTKQAVEAEYPAYRRFITDYFMPQDKYPAINVTSIIGPDGRELSGNVEQVLRMLGAVP, from the coding sequence ATGAGAAACCATCTCCTGACGGTGATCTGTGCTGCGATTGTGTGTGCCCCGATCCTCACATCGTGCTCGTCGCTTACTATCAACACGTTGCCTTTGCCAGGCAGCAGCTCTCAGGACGGCGCGGAGATCGTGGTGGAGTTTTCCAACGTCCTAAACCTGCCCGATAGGGCGAAGGTGGTGCTTGACGGCACGCAAGTCGGTGTTGTGTCGAACGTCGCTATCGCCGGTGATCACGTAGACGTCACGGCTCGCATCGATCGTGGAGTGGATGTGCCCTCCAATGCCCGTGCGGTACTGCAACAGGCCACTGTTCTTGGCGATATTTACCTCGCGTTGGAGCGCGGCCCGAGCGCTGATATGACACGAACGCCGTTGGCATCCGGTGGACGTATTCCGCTGTCGCAGACGACATCTCCACCCCAGTTGGAGGACACCATTGCCAGTCTGGCGAACTTCATCGGCAGCGGGTCAATCCAGCGCGCGCAGAACACGCTCATCAGAATTAACAACGTGACGCCTCCCAAGCAGGAGGTACGCCGAGTGGTCTCGCAAGTCACAACCGATCTCCGCCAACTGTCGGACAACATCGACAACGTCGATCGACTGCTAACCAGCGTCTCCCAAACCGCTGCGGTGTTGGGTACGCACACCCCCCAACTGAGTGTCTGGTTCTCACCGGCGGGTATGAAGGGGTTCACCCGTGACATGGAGGTAGCCAATACATTTGGCCGGATATTGCCTTCGTTGGGCTCGATCTATAACGGCGGATACTGGCTAGTGCCACTTCTCAAGTCTGCTAGCGAAGCCTTTGCGGCAGTGCAGGGCACCAAACAAGCTGTAGAGGCTGAGTACCCGGCATATCGTCGCTTCATCACGGACTACTTTATGCCGCAGGACAAATATCCAGCCATCAACGTCACATCAATCATCGGACCCGACGGTCGGGAGCTGTCAGGCAACGTCGAGCAGGTCCTCCGCATGCTTGGAGCGGTCCCGTGA
- a CDS encoding MlaD family protein, protein MIVTFVAYIGSLGIRVVPPDDRANLSMDVSNINNLVVDSNVLLRGVAIGKVSRIDTSVSHATVHFYIENRYKVPANSVVRLENLSALGESYIELEPTSHGGPALQDGQRISMDLVREPASISELAVSVVRVLNQLDPGQLGRVIDEVDAALPDPDSVLPNLQRASVLLHNTTTDLNGRGKQVLDNAQSLLENAGFVGPALADATPALRELGPAIQRLWNMATNIVIRDDSPGNVYIFGKFLQRIQKLLDDRAPDIRVLTEPLMANVNAIAAALGTINTGEVLSNLLAAVPEDGVINLHVTNIGGQGGGS, encoded by the coding sequence ATGATAGTTACTTTCGTTGCCTATATCGGATCGCTGGGCATCCGCGTTGTCCCGCCCGACGACCGCGCGAATCTCTCGATGGATGTGTCCAACATCAACAATCTCGTCGTGGACTCGAATGTGCTGCTCCGCGGCGTGGCGATCGGGAAAGTAAGTAGGATTGACACATCGGTCTCCCACGCAACCGTTCATTTCTACATTGAGAACAGATACAAGGTCCCGGCCAATAGTGTTGTGCGCCTGGAGAACCTGTCCGCCCTTGGTGAGTCCTATATCGAGCTTGAACCCACCAGCCACGGGGGACCCGCGCTCCAGGACGGGCAACGCATCTCGATGGACTTAGTCCGCGAGCCTGCCTCGATATCGGAGCTTGCGGTTAGCGTTGTGCGAGTACTCAACCAGCTTGATCCAGGACAACTTGGACGCGTAATTGACGAAGTGGATGCAGCGTTGCCCGATCCGGACTCCGTGTTACCCAACTTGCAACGCGCCAGTGTCCTACTCCATAACACCACGACCGACTTGAACGGTCGCGGTAAACAGGTGCTGGACAACGCACAGAGCCTGCTTGAGAACGCTGGCTTTGTGGGGCCAGCACTGGCCGATGCTACCCCGGCCCTCCGTGAACTCGGTCCGGCCATTCAGCGGCTTTGGAACATGGCCACGAACATTGTCATACGCGATGACTCGCCGGGCAACGTGTATATATTCGGCAAGTTCCTGCAGCGCATCCAGAAGCTACTAGATGATCGTGCTCCCGATATCCGGGTATTGACAGAGCCATTGATGGCCAACGTCAACGCGATCGCCGCGGCGCTGGGAACTATCAATACGGGTGAGGTTCTCTCGAATCTGCTGGCGGCGGTGCCAGAGGACGGTGTGATCAACCTGCATGTAACGAACATCGGTGGACAGGGTGGTGGAAGTTAA
- a CDS encoding mycofactocin-coupled SDR family oxidoreductase translates to MGSASGKVAVITGAGRGQGRSHAVRLAREGADVVVIDFDGDIGSVAYPLATNEDLLETVRLVEGEGRRALAVNADVRDRNAVEKAVVRTLETFGRIDILSANAGILSYAPAPEVTPDQWDDTIAVNLSGVWHVVRAVIPSMIEAKSGVVVLTSSLVGIRPAANALPYVAAKSALVGITKALAIELGPYNIRVNSVHPTTVCTDMVLNKATYRMFRPDLENPTREDCEAAFSSLQILPIPWVEPRDVSAAVAWLCSDEARFITGVNLPVDGGAAVK, encoded by the coding sequence ATGGGTAGCGCCTCAGGCAAGGTGGCCGTCATTACGGGTGCTGGACGCGGCCAAGGCCGATCCCACGCGGTCCGGCTTGCGCGCGAGGGCGCGGACGTCGTGGTGATCGATTTCGATGGTGACATAGGCTCGGTTGCCTATCCCCTGGCGACGAATGAAGATCTGCTAGAGACCGTGCGCCTCGTCGAGGGCGAGGGCCGCCGTGCTCTGGCCGTCAACGCCGATGTGCGCGACCGAAATGCGGTCGAAAAGGCAGTTGTCCGCACGCTCGAGACTTTCGGGCGTATCGATATCCTCAGTGCAAACGCCGGGATCTTGAGCTACGCACCGGCACCCGAGGTCACCCCTGACCAGTGGGACGACACCATCGCCGTCAATCTCAGCGGCGTCTGGCACGTTGTGCGTGCCGTGATCCCCTCGATGATCGAGGCTAAATCCGGGGTGGTCGTACTGACGAGCTCGTTGGTCGGTATCCGCCCCGCGGCAAATGCGCTGCCCTACGTAGCAGCAAAGTCCGCCCTCGTGGGTATCACCAAAGCACTAGCAATCGAACTCGGTCCGTACAACATCCGCGTCAACTCAGTGCACCCCACGACCGTCTGTACCGACATGGTGCTAAATAAAGCGACGTATCGGATGTTTCGCCCGGACCTAGAGAACCCAACTCGAGAAGACTGCGAAGCGGCCTTCTCGAGTCTGCAGATACTGCCCATCCCATGGGTGGAACCCCGCGATGTCTCCGCCGCTGTCGCTTGGCTATGTTCGGACGAAGCGCGCTTTATCACCGGGGTAAACCTGCCGGTGGACGGAGGCGCTGCCGTCAAGTAG
- a CDS encoding zinc ribbon domain-containing protein codes for MARDRNFHADFASRVDSPYWAGLARGELTIQRCANCGQWIWPAEWRCGECGSYDFDWPTLPMVGEVYTWTRTHYAFVPDMPVPLTHVLVALRWAAGRRVLGLLTGSGDGLRIGAQVEGYVESASARTRDLPVVRWRLVPENQPARVQA; via the coding sequence GTGGCAAGAGACCGCAACTTTCATGCGGACTTCGCCTCGCGAGTCGATTCGCCCTACTGGGCAGGGCTGGCGCGCGGCGAATTGACGATCCAACGTTGCGCCAACTGCGGGCAATGGATCTGGCCAGCAGAGTGGCGGTGCGGCGAGTGCGGTTCGTACGACTTTGATTGGCCCACGCTGCCGATGGTTGGTGAGGTGTACACCTGGACGCGTACCCACTACGCGTTCGTCCCGGATATGCCGGTTCCGCTTACGCATGTGCTGGTGGCGCTTCGCTGGGCGGCCGGGCGTCGGGTTCTGGGTCTCCTAACTGGTAGTGGCGACGGCTTGCGTATCGGGGCCCAGGTCGAGGGCTACGTCGAATCAGCTTCTGCTCGCACACGCGATCTTCCCGTGGTTCGCTGGCGGCTCGTACCCGAAAACCAGCCAGCGCGGGTGCAAGCGTGA
- a CDS encoding transporter: MSPATHHRFRGRVAAIGLGETPYYRRGTAPDAERKLCLKAIVAACDDAGIDPRDVDGFSSYGADENEAPRLLAALGTRELHWSTLIWGGGGGGSAGALVAAASAIISGQAETVVVYRASAESSSGRLLNKVSEGYFGLNYLAHAMDSPAQALALYSQRQIEHDGVAHSAFRALALASYYHAQNNPRAVAYGKPLDATTYDLSRMVAEPYRLFDCSRENDAAAAVVLTSAERAADLVAKPAYLLGAAFGSGPRWGELDGNHDPITSGGFREVAARVWEQSGYGPTDIDVAQIYLNFTGPGVAALIDHGFCTAAETAEKLVFENLIAPAGWLPVNTSGGDIAEGFVHGMGNTLEAIRQIRGDSPNQVPDAHLSLLTGGPMAELVSSALFGSVDTL, from the coding sequence GTGAGCCCAGCTACACATCATCGGTTTCGGGGCAGGGTTGCTGCCATCGGCCTGGGTGAGACGCCTTACTACAGGCGAGGTACCGCGCCTGATGCCGAACGCAAACTCTGCTTGAAAGCGATCGTCGCAGCCTGTGACGATGCCGGAATCGATCCGCGGGACGTTGATGGCTTTTCGTCGTACGGTGCGGACGAGAACGAGGCACCACGGCTACTGGCCGCTCTAGGTACTCGCGAACTGCATTGGTCGACGCTTATCTGGGGTGGTGGCGGAGGCGGCAGCGCGGGCGCGCTCGTCGCCGCTGCCAGTGCGATCATCAGCGGACAGGCAGAGACGGTTGTCGTATATCGCGCCTCGGCGGAGAGTTCCAGCGGCCGACTGCTGAATAAAGTTAGCGAAGGGTATTTCGGACTAAATTACCTCGCGCACGCGATGGATTCACCAGCGCAGGCCCTCGCGCTGTACTCGCAGCGCCAGATCGAGCATGATGGCGTCGCTCATTCGGCATTTCGCGCACTTGCGCTGGCCTCCTATTACCATGCCCAGAACAACCCGCGCGCTGTTGCATATGGCAAGCCGTTAGATGCGACAACCTACGATCTGTCGCGAATGGTCGCTGAACCGTACCGCCTATTTGATTGCTCGCGGGAGAACGATGCCGCCGCGGCGGTGGTACTGACGTCCGCCGAACGCGCGGCGGACCTGGTTGCAAAACCAGCGTATCTACTTGGAGCTGCGTTCGGTAGCGGACCTCGGTGGGGCGAGCTCGATGGCAATCACGATCCGATCACAAGCGGTGGATTTCGTGAGGTCGCCGCGCGCGTGTGGGAGCAAAGTGGTTACGGCCCAACCGATATCGACGTCGCGCAGATCTATCTAAACTTCACTGGACCCGGTGTCGCGGCGCTGATTGATCATGGTTTCTGCACTGCTGCCGAAACGGCCGAGAAGCTCGTTTTCGAGAACCTGATCGCGCCGGCTGGATGGCTGCCCGTGAATACCTCCGGTGGCGATATCGCCGAGGGCTTTGTCCACGGGATGGGCAACACATTGGAGGCGATCCGTCAAATTCGAGGCGATTCGCCCAACCAAGTTCCCGATGCACATTTATCGCTGCTTACCGGGGGGCCTATGGCCGAATTGGTCAGCAGTGCCCTGTTTGGTTCTGTCGACACCCTCTAA
- a CDS encoding cytochrome P450, protein MTSSADVDELARKFDHHSSDYARDPWSINHALVQQCPVAHSEQHGGFWYVTGYEEVRQVAMDDKTFSARHDLPNGSTAYEGISLPGYPMRTGFIETDPPLSTAWRKPFNRYFSMAAAEAMRPQVRRYASWCLDQKIESGEMDLVLDYSGPVPAIVTLKLVGLPTDDWKTFSDASHRIVSLPPDSPERAQAMADHAELFAQIPEIAAKRRSDPRDDLITVVTQMELEGAPPSTETLVETILLLVQGGVDTTSNLVGHALRYLAEHPLDRQRLIDDPTRIPAAIEEFLRFYSPVQTIARTATRDTELGGCPIREGDRLLVSWAGANLDERVWADPLKVVLDRKPNRQTSFGIGVHRCLGANLANVMIEEMLAEVLQRIPDYQITGPVSSYATIGIIHGIEALPVRFRAGHRIAEPGIELRDLDDVSSGQRRDGLRG, encoded by the coding sequence ATGACCTCTTCTGCGGATGTAGACGAGTTGGCCCGGAAATTCGATCATCACAGCAGCGACTATGCGCGAGACCCATGGAGTATCAACCATGCTTTGGTCCAGCAATGTCCTGTTGCCCACAGCGAACAACACGGTGGTTTCTGGTATGTGACCGGCTACGAAGAGGTGCGGCAGGTTGCAATGGACGACAAGACCTTCTCCGCTCGACATGACCTTCCCAATGGCTCGACAGCGTACGAGGGGATAAGCCTTCCCGGTTATCCGATGAGGACAGGGTTCATCGAAACGGATCCGCCTCTCTCCACCGCATGGCGCAAGCCGTTCAACAGGTATTTCAGTATGGCTGCAGCCGAGGCGATGCGCCCGCAGGTAAGGCGGTACGCATCGTGGTGTCTGGATCAAAAGATCGAATCCGGAGAGATGGACCTGGTTCTCGACTACAGCGGTCCTGTACCGGCCATCGTTACATTGAAGCTGGTCGGACTACCGACCGACGATTGGAAGACATTTTCAGACGCATCGCACCGTATTGTCTCGCTTCCTCCGGATAGCCCCGAACGTGCGCAAGCGATGGCCGATCACGCTGAGCTCTTTGCGCAGATTCCCGAGATTGCTGCGAAACGCAGGAGCGACCCGCGAGATGACTTGATCACTGTGGTCACGCAGATGGAACTGGAAGGTGCCCCACCGAGCACAGAGACTTTGGTCGAGACAATCTTGCTGCTCGTGCAGGGTGGTGTCGATACGACGTCCAACCTAGTTGGCCACGCGTTGCGTTACCTGGCCGAACACCCGCTGGACCGCCAGCGACTGATCGATGATCCAACCCGAATTCCTGCGGCGATCGAGGAGTTTCTGCGTTTCTACTCGCCAGTTCAGACAATCGCGCGCACCGCCACTCGAGACACTGAGCTCGGCGGGTGCCCGATCCGCGAGGGAGATCGACTTCTCGTCTCGTGGGCTGGGGCAAACCTTGACGAACGTGTGTGGGCCGATCCGCTAAAGGTAGTGCTCGATCGCAAGCCGAACCGCCAGACGTCCTTCGGCATCGGTGTACACCGCTGCCTGGGTGCCAACCTAGCGAACGTCATGATCGAGGAAATGCTAGCCGAGGTGCTGCAGCGCATCCCTGATTACCAGATCACTGGCCCGGTCTCAAGTTATGCCACTATCGGAATTATCCACGGAATCGAAGCACTACCAGTCCGTTTCAGAGCTGGGCATCGTATTGCCGAGCCCGGTATCGAACTCAGAGACCTCGATGATGTCTCGTCTGGGCAGCGGCGCGATGGGCTGAGGGGTTGA
- a CDS encoding maleylpyruvate isomerase N-terminal domain-containing protein has protein sequence MAVRGARALVADVLCVIDALSDQEWQAQSACPGWQVRDVITHLAAFFEMLADPAAFKPMTPDDSAEAANEDIVAARRHHTIAQVRHDYRSWSTRGLEVLAALENPAISNKVVCMGDIGSYPLSAMSEAVCFDHLCHVVLDLLEPRGPIVRARSPMDFVRLAPALDWMLRGLPTMSGPDLAAALDQPVMLELSGPGGRRMEIARAGATEVRIAPAEAISSEDIVYSDAEAFLAWATRRSSWRGLVRLSGDKNRLVRVLDRIRVV, from the coding sequence ATGGCCGTTCGTGGGGCACGGGCCCTCGTGGCGGATGTGCTCTGCGTGATCGATGCTCTCAGTGATCAGGAATGGCAGGCGCAGAGCGCCTGCCCCGGGTGGCAGGTGCGAGACGTGATCACCCATCTGGCTGCGTTCTTCGAGATGCTCGCTGATCCTGCCGCGTTCAAACCGATGACCCCAGACGACTCGGCGGAGGCTGCGAACGAGGACATCGTTGCGGCTCGGCGCCACCACACCATTGCGCAAGTGCGCCACGATTACCGAAGCTGGTCAACACGAGGTTTGGAAGTGCTGGCAGCCTTGGAGAACCCAGCGATCTCAAACAAGGTCGTGTGTATGGGCGACATCGGGAGTTACCCGCTGTCGGCCATGAGCGAAGCAGTGTGCTTCGACCACCTATGCCATGTGGTGCTCGACCTGCTGGAACCGCGAGGTCCGATCGTGCGGGCGCGCTCGCCGATGGACTTTGTTCGGCTAGCGCCCGCGCTCGACTGGATGCTGCGCGGTCTCCCCACGATGTCGGGCCCCGACTTGGCGGCCGCACTCGATCAACCCGTGATGTTGGAACTGTCAGGCCCTGGGGGTAGGCGAATGGAGATTGCTAGGGCTGGTGCTACGGAGGTGCGGATTGCGCCGGCTGAGGCGATTAGTTCAGAAGACATTGTGTACAGCGATGCCGAGGCCTTCCTGGCGTGGGCAACTCGTCGGAGCTCATGGCGCGGGCTGGTTCGCCTCAGCGGAGACAAGAATCGTCTCGTGCGCGTTCTCGACCGGATAAGGGTTGTGTAG